From the genome of Nicotiana sylvestris chromosome 2, ASM39365v2, whole genome shotgun sequence, one region includes:
- the LOC104249076 gene encoding GRAS family protein RAM1, translating into MGSLKNDIKSEVGSLKSEIGSFKSENSYSKLPLDESSLASSESKKVTPVTSDFELNCGSLAPTSLSFPALKFEVDDDVEIQSPDNSIWESFFADQLEGDFMISSPVRNHPSPQPASSFSTTTHSNNNNNNNNYNIYAHHQGIHGQSMMMCSPPRSPLGPNYHSSNKGKGLSPLQKVFNSPNNQFMQIESFKLPALESFLDDDYDKEEDLASSYLALKVSGSGVAGSSSESFDALSVVPDLLECLALPNSSSNGPGSFMGSLLGDTSAVPDDEIFQTGSIAPLSQQLQQERQHEKQQKQRPITHAQPPMTQQQHTQIINHNLVVAAPDQEQDSGLQLVHLLLACAEAVSKEDYMLARRYLHHLNRVVTPIGDSMQRVASCFTEALTARLAATLATKPSTSSAPKPFNPFPPNSLEILKIYQILYQACPYVKFAHFTANQAIFEAFEAEERVHVIDLDILQGYQWPAFMQALAARPGGAPFLRITGVGPSPEAVRETGRCLTELAHSLHVPFEFHPVGEQLEDLKPHMFNRRIGEALAVNSVNRLHRVPVNCIGNLLAMIRDQAPNIVTIVEQEASHNGPYFLGRFLEALHYYSAIFDSLDATFPADSSQRAKLEQYIFAPEIMNIVSCEGAERVVRHERLEKWRRLMEGKGFKGVPLSANAVTQSKILLGLYSCDGYKLTEDNGCLLLGWQDRAILAASAWRC; encoded by the exons ATGGGAAGTTTAAAGAATGACATAAAGAGCGAAGTTGGCAGCTTAAAGAGTGAAATAGGAAGTTTCAAGAGTGAGAATTCATACAGTAAGCTGCCGCTAGATGAGTCTTCTCTTGCTTCTTCTGAATCAAAGAAAGTGACTCCTGTCacctccgattttgaactcaatTGTGGCAGCTTAGCACCTACTAGTCTCAGTTTCCCTGCCCTGAAATTCGAAGTGGACGATGATGTTGAAATTCAATCACCTGATAATTCCATTTGGGAATCATTCTTTGCTGATCAGCTGGAGGGAGATTTCATGATCTCTTCCCCCGTCAGGAACCATCCCTCGCCTCAGCCTGCTTCCAGTTTCAGTACTACTACTcatagtaacaacaacaacaataataataactaTAATATATACGCGCATCATCAGGGGATTCATGGGCAGAGCATGATGATGTGCTCACCTCCTCGCTCTCCTTTGGGACCTAATTACCACTCGAGTAATAAAGGCAAGGGACTGAGCCCACTCCAAAAGGTATTCAACTCTCCCAATAACCAGTTCATGCAAATTGAGAGCTTTAAACTGCCAGCTCTTGAGAGTTTCTTGGATGATGATTATGAcaaggaggaggatttggcatccTCGTATTTGGCCCTTAAAGTTTCAGGTAGTGGTGTGGCTGGATCTTCGTCCGAGTCGTTTGATGCACTGTCGGTAGTGCCCGATCTGTTGGAGTGCCTGGCTTTGCCAAATTCATCATCTAATGGACCAGGTAGCTTTATGGGATCCTTACTTGGCGACACAAGTGCCGTCCCAGACGATGAAATTTTCCAGACGGGGTCTATCGCTCCTTTGTCCCAACAGCTACAACAAGAACGGCAGCATgaaaagcaacaaaaacaaagACCAATAACACATGCACAACCACCAATGACACAACAACAACATACGCAAATTATCAATCACAACTTGGTTGTTGCTGCACCTGATCAG GAACAGGACAGTGGCTTACAACTGGTGCACCTTCTCCTTGCCTGTGCAGAAGCAGTCTCAAAAGAGGACTACATGTTGGCCAGAAGATACCTCCACCACCTGAATCGAGTTGTCACCCCTATCGGCGACTCCATGCAACGTGTCGCTTCCTGCTTCACCGAAGCTCTTACTGCTAGACTCGCCGCAACCCTAGCCACTAAACCCAGCACTTCTTCTGCTCCAAAACCATTCAACCCTTTCCCTCCTAATTCCCTAGAAATCCTCAAAATCTATCAAATTCTTTACCAAGCTTGCCCTTACGTTAAATTTGCTCATTTCACAGCTAATCAAGCCATATTTGAAGCATTTGAAGCCGAAGAGCGGGTCCACGTCATCGATTTAGACATCCTTCAAGGTTATCAGTGGCCCGCTTTTATGCAAGCGTTAGCAGCCCGACCCGGTGGAGCTCCGTTCCTTCGTATAACAGGAGTCGGGCCGTCTCCTGAAGCCGTCAGGGAAACGGGCCGATGTTTAACAGAACTGGCTCACTCCCTTCATGTTCCGTTTGAATTTCACCCTGTAGGCGAGCAACTTGAGGATTTGAAACCGCACATGTTTAACAGAAGGATTGGTGAGGCTCTGGCTGTTAATTCGGTGAACCGACTCCATAGGGTCCCAGTCAATTGTATTGGAAACTTGTTAGCCATGATTAGAGACCAGGCTCCGAATATAGTAACCATTGTGGAGCAAGAAGCGAGCCATAACGGGCCCTACTTTTTAGGCCGGTTCTTAGAAGCGTTGCACTACTATTCAGCGATATTTGATTCTCTGGACGCAACTTTTCCGGCGGATTCTTCGCAGAGGGCAAAACTGGAACAGTATATATTTGCGCCGGAGATAATGAACATAGTGTCGTGTGAGGGAGCAGAGAGAGTGGTGCGGCACGAGAGGTTGGAAAAATGGAGGAGATTAATGGAAGGGAAGGGGTTTAAAGGGGTGCCACTGAGTGCCAACGCAGTGACGCAGTCCAAAATATTACTGGGACTTTACTCGTGTGATGGTTATAAATTGACAGAGGATAATGGTTGTTTGCTCTTGGGATGGCAAGATAGAGCCATTTTAGCTGCGTCTGCATGGCGATGCTGA